A genomic region of Christiangramia sp. OXR-203 contains the following coding sequences:
- the ald gene encoding alanine dehydrogenase, protein MKIGIPKEIKNNENRVGMTPAGVLELSKKGHEVYVQSTAGDSSGFDDKDYHAAGATILPSIDRVYEVSDMIVKVKEPIEQEYGLIKEDQIVFTYFHFASNQDLTEAMMRSKSVCIAYETVEDKDGTLPLLTPMSEVAGRMAIQQGAKYLEKPVQGKGLLLGGVPGVPPGKVLVLGAGVVGVQAAKMAAGLGAQVTVLDVNMNKLRYVNDIMPSHVVTEFSNEYNIRKHLKTTDLVVGGVLITGAKAPKLVTRDMLKTMQPGAVIVDVAVDQGGCIETTRPTTHEDPAYIIDDIVHYCVANMPGAVPYTSTLALTNVTLPYILKLADAGWEKACAHDPFLAKGLNIVNGAIVYDPILEAFGWDETYA, encoded by the coding sequence ATGAAAATTGGAATTCCGAAGGAGATCAAAAACAATGAAAACAGGGTGGGCATGACACCTGCCGGAGTGCTCGAACTTTCGAAGAAAGGTCATGAGGTCTATGTGCAATCAACTGCTGGTGATTCCAGTGGTTTTGATGACAAAGACTATCATGCTGCAGGTGCTACGATACTTCCATCCATAGACCGGGTTTACGAGGTTAGCGATATGATCGTAAAGGTCAAAGAACCGATCGAACAGGAATATGGTTTAATTAAAGAAGATCAGATAGTATTTACGTACTTCCATTTTGCTTCCAACCAGGACCTTACGGAAGCTATGATGCGCAGTAAATCTGTGTGTATAGCTTATGAAACAGTAGAGGATAAGGATGGTACTTTGCCATTGTTGACTCCTATGAGTGAAGTAGCAGGAAGGATGGCAATTCAGCAGGGAGCCAAATATCTTGAAAAGCCTGTGCAGGGTAAAGGTTTGTTACTTGGAGGTGTACCGGGTGTTCCGCCTGGGAAAGTACTAGTGCTGGGTGCAGGTGTAGTCGGAGTTCAGGCGGCGAAAATGGCAGCTGGATTAGGAGCGCAGGTGACCGTTCTTGATGTGAACATGAATAAATTAAGGTATGTGAACGATATCATGCCTAGCCACGTGGTAACTGAATTCTCTAATGAGTATAATATTAGAAAACACTTAAAAACTACAGATCTTGTGGTTGGTGGTGTGCTAATCACAGGTGCGAAAGCTCCAAAACTGGTTACCAGAGATATGCTAAAGACCATGCAACCGGGGGCGGTGATCGTGGATGTAGCGGTGGACCAGGGAGGTTGTATCGAAACTACGAGGCCGACTACGCACGAAGACCCTGCTTATATTATTGATGATATCGTACATTATTGTGTGGCCAATATGCCTGGAGCTGTCCCTTATACTTCTACGCTTGCGTTAACGAATGTCACACTACCTTATATTCTCAAACTGGCAGATGCAGGTTGGGAAAAGGCATGTGCTCATGATCCATTCCTTGCTAAGGGACTTAATATTGTAAATGGAGCTATAGTCTATGATCCAATACTGGAGGCGTTTGGATGGGATGAAACCTATGCCTAG
- a CDS encoding PA2169 family four-helix-bundle protein, which translates to MSYSENVSKKLNELLEKNYDAEKGYKLAAEKVNNQRLKSFFSARAQERYDFGHELKSEISNFGEAPDKGSSVAGDLHRGWMNLKASLSGDKDEAVLEEAIRGEKAAVEEYEEILKDSEVPASTGNVLMKQKNAIVASLNEVKALEDIA; encoded by the coding sequence ATGAGTTATTCAGAAAATGTATCTAAGAAACTTAATGAGTTACTAGAAAAGAATTATGACGCCGAGAAAGGATATAAACTGGCAGCTGAAAAAGTAAATAATCAACGATTAAAGAGTTTTTTCTCTGCTCGTGCACAGGAACGTTACGATTTTGGACATGAATTAAAATCTGAGATCAGCAATTTCGGGGAAGCTCCGGATAAAGGATCCAGTGTAGCAGGTGATCTTCACCGTGGATGGATGAATTTAAAAGCTAGCTTATCTGGTGATAAAGATGAAGCGGTTCTTGAAGAAGCTATTCGTGGAGAGAAAGCAGCTGTAGAGGAATATGAGGAGATCCTTAAGGATTCTGAAGTTCCTGCAAGTACTGGAAATGTATTAATGAAGCAAAAGAATGCTATTGTAGCATCTCTTAATGAAGTGAAGGCTCTAGAAGATATTGCCTAA
- a CDS encoding DUF58 domain-containing protein translates to MKIEKELHNTGGFINLDLLARQVVEGYISGMHKSPFHGFSAEFAEHKIYNNGESTRHIDWKLFAKSEKLYTRRYEEETNLRCHLIIDNSASMHYPKIEKQDRQHLNKIGFSVLASACLMEILKRQRDAIGVSIYSDEFEFYAPERSGERHHHMLLNKFDEILKSDKVRSSTDTYTYLHQIAEKLKRRSLIFLFTDMFQEDTYEEKLFEALRHLKYNKHEIVLFHVMDQKKELEFDFENSPRRFTDVETGAEIDLYSENIRNTYREEVKKYLENLKLQCAKYRITYVAADINKNFENILTTYLLEKQKFG, encoded by the coding sequence ATGAAAATAGAGAAGGAGCTGCACAATACCGGAGGTTTTATAAATCTCGACCTTTTAGCCAGACAAGTGGTTGAAGGTTATATATCGGGAATGCATAAAAGTCCGTTTCATGGTTTTTCAGCAGAGTTTGCCGAACATAAGATTTATAATAATGGGGAGAGTACCCGGCATATAGACTGGAAGTTGTTTGCGAAGTCTGAAAAACTGTATACGCGGCGATATGAAGAGGAAACAAACCTGCGTTGTCATCTTATAATCGACAACTCTGCTTCCATGCATTATCCTAAGATCGAAAAGCAGGACAGGCAGCACCTGAATAAGATTGGATTCTCTGTACTTGCCTCCGCATGTCTTATGGAGATTCTGAAAAGACAGCGTGATGCTATTGGAGTGAGTATTTACAGCGATGAGTTTGAATTCTACGCTCCGGAAAGATCTGGGGAGCGACATCATCATATGTTGTTAAACAAGTTTGATGAGATTCTAAAATCTGATAAGGTTCGAAGTTCTACTGATACCTATACCTACCTACATCAAATTGCAGAGAAGCTAAAGCGTAGAAGTCTCATTTTTCTATTTACAGATATGTTTCAGGAAGATACTTATGAGGAGAAGCTGTTCGAAGCTCTAAGACACTTAAAATACAACAAACATGAGATCGTTCTATTTCATGTAATGGATCAAAAAAAGGAACTTGAATTCGATTTTGAGAACAGTCCGCGTAGATTCACGGATGTGGAAACGGGTGCTGAAATAGATCTTTATTCTGAAAATATTAGAAATACCTACCGCGAAGAGGTTAAAAAGTACCTCGAAAATTTAAAATTGCAATGTGCCAAGTACCGGATTACCTATGTAGCTGCAGATATCAATAAAAATTTTGAAAATATTTTGACGACCTATTTACTTGAGAAACAAAAGTTTGGATAG
- the dnaE gene encoding DNA polymerase III subunit alpha: MYLIFDTETTGLPKRWDAPLTDSDNWPRCIQIAWQLHDEMGNLIENQDYLIQPEGFDIPYDSERIHGISTDLAREQGISLDEVLEKFNIAIQKSKFIVGQNVGFDLNIMGAEFIRRNFDNSLQEMPVLDTCTEKTAALCEIPGGRGGKFKLPTLTELHEFLFNEPFAEAHNATADVEATTRCFLELIRQRIYTLDELDVPAGYFENFSEENPASIELIGLKHINLKKASDRIRKRLEKQQPTDDISNEEIQENLEKLDEIRFAHLHNHSQFSVLQSTISIPDLVAAAAEEDMSAVALTDHANMMGAFHFVKEVGSYNKGVAEHNATAQENGEELKKPLKAVLGCEFFVCENHLDKSRKDNGYQVVILAKNKKGYHNLAKMSSKAYTDGFYYVPRIDKEVIKKYKEDLIVLTGNLYGEVPSKILNVGEKQAEEALLWWKEEFGDDLYIELMRHDQEDENRVNPVLVEFSRKHGVKLIATNNTYYWKQEDANAHDILLCVKDGEKQATPIGRGRGYRYGLPNTEYYFKSGNEMKRLFKDLPEAISNIQEIVDKIEPFELARDVLLPAFEIPEEFQSEEDLVDGGKRGENAFLKHITFEGARKRYPEITPEIEERLNFELSVIENTGYPGYFLIVEDFIRAARAMGVSVGPGRGSAAGSVVAYCLWITNIDPIKYDLLFERFLNPDRVSMPDIDIDFDDEGRSRVMDYVIEKYGANQVAQIITYGTMAAKSSIRDTARVLDLPLMDSDRIAKLIPNTKLGKLFAMDEKTIRSKFRGDEIEKINELLNIAEGDDLEAETVNQARILEGSVRNTGIHACGVIITPGDITNYVPVSVAKDSDLYVTQFDNSVVESAGLLKMDFLGLKTLTLIKDTVKIVKGRHDIDLDPDSFPLDDEETYKLFQRGETVGIFQYESPGMQKHMQALKPTVFDDLIAMNALYRPGPMEYIPSFIARKHGDEEISYDLPEMEEYLEETYGITVYQEQVMLLSQKLAGFSKGEADMLRKAMGKKLVALLAQLKPKFIDGGNAKGHPAEVLEKIWKDWEAFASYAFNKSHSTCYAWIAYQTAYLKAHYPAEYMAAVLSNNMNDIKQVTFFMEECKRMKLNVLGPDVNESYYKFSVNKENAVRFGMGAIKGVGSGAVATIVENRKSKDGPYRSIFDMAKRIDLRSANKKAFENLALAGGFDGFGGTHRAQYFHDDGNGMSFLEKVVKYAQKFQESQNSSQVSLFGEASDVQIPEPEVPPCSEWGTMEKLRREKEVVGIYISGHPLDDFRIEMSYFCNGKLSDCRELESIVNRELTIGCVVVDVQHRVSKNGKGWAIFTVEDYEESYEFKIFGEEYLRMKHFFVPNNFIHLKIFVKEGWTNKDTGKKGEPRIQFRDISLLHDIMDKNAKKLTIQLNVQDLKAEKIDWLNDTFNAHEGECQLQFIVYDMAEQVKLKMPSRKRKVQISQELIDKLEKEQFIYKLN; encoded by the coding sequence ATGTACCTGATTTTTGACACTGAAACCACCGGTTTACCTAAGCGATGGGATGCCCCTTTAACCGATTCTGATAACTGGCCACGCTGTATACAGATCGCCTGGCAGTTGCATGATGAGATGGGTAATCTTATTGAGAATCAGGATTATCTTATACAGCCTGAGGGCTTTGATATTCCCTATGATTCTGAAAGAATTCACGGGATATCTACAGATCTGGCACGGGAACAGGGAATTTCTTTGGATGAGGTACTGGAGAAGTTCAATATTGCCATTCAGAAATCAAAGTTTATTGTTGGTCAGAATGTTGGTTTTGACCTGAATATTATGGGAGCGGAATTCATCAGAAGAAACTTTGATAATTCCCTTCAGGAAATGCCAGTTCTGGATACCTGTACAGAGAAAACCGCAGCGCTTTGTGAAATTCCTGGAGGTCGTGGTGGTAAATTCAAATTACCAACTCTTACCGAGCTACACGAGTTTCTTTTTAATGAACCTTTTGCTGAAGCGCACAACGCTACCGCAGATGTTGAAGCTACTACCCGGTGTTTTTTAGAACTTATCAGGCAAAGAATCTATACGCTGGATGAGCTCGATGTGCCTGCAGGCTATTTCGAAAACTTTTCCGAAGAGAATCCGGCGAGTATAGAGCTTATAGGCCTAAAGCATATTAACTTAAAGAAAGCTTCAGATAGAATTAGAAAAAGGCTGGAAAAACAGCAGCCTACAGATGATATTTCGAATGAAGAAATTCAGGAGAACCTGGAGAAGCTGGATGAGATACGTTTTGCACATCTTCATAACCATTCACAGTTTTCAGTTTTACAATCGACTATAAGTATACCTGATCTAGTTGCTGCGGCTGCTGAAGAGGATATGAGTGCAGTTGCCCTTACAGATCACGCGAACATGATGGGCGCTTTTCACTTCGTAAAGGAAGTTGGATCTTATAATAAAGGTGTAGCAGAACATAATGCAACGGCACAAGAGAATGGAGAGGAGCTAAAAAAACCATTGAAAGCCGTATTAGGATGTGAATTCTTTGTTTGTGAAAATCATTTAGATAAGAGTAGGAAAGATAATGGATATCAGGTCGTGATTCTTGCAAAGAACAAGAAGGGATACCATAACCTGGCAAAAATGTCTTCCAAAGCCTATACCGATGGTTTCTATTATGTACCTCGTATAGACAAGGAAGTAATAAAGAAATATAAAGAAGATTTGATCGTGCTTACTGGTAATCTATACGGTGAAGTTCCCAGTAAGATCCTGAATGTTGGTGAAAAACAGGCTGAAGAAGCTTTGTTATGGTGGAAAGAAGAGTTCGGTGACGATCTTTATATCGAGTTGATGCGTCATGATCAGGAAGATGAGAACAGGGTAAATCCCGTGCTCGTGGAATTTTCTAGAAAACACGGCGTAAAACTAATTGCAACCAACAATACCTATTACTGGAAACAGGAAGATGCCAATGCGCACGATATCTTACTGTGTGTAAAAGATGGGGAAAAGCAGGCTACGCCAATTGGCCGCGGAAGGGGTTATCGCTATGGCTTGCCTAATACCGAATATTATTTCAAGTCTGGAAATGAAATGAAGCGGCTTTTCAAGGATCTTCCAGAAGCTATTAGTAATATCCAGGAAATTGTAGATAAAATCGAGCCTTTTGAGCTGGCCAGAGACGTTTTACTTCCAGCATTTGAGATTCCTGAAGAGTTTCAAAGCGAAGAGGATTTGGTAGATGGAGGAAAAAGAGGCGAAAACGCGTTTCTGAAGCATATTACTTTTGAAGGAGCTCGAAAGAGATATCCAGAGATCACCCCAGAGATTGAAGAACGACTCAACTTTGAGCTGTCGGTAATTGAAAATACTGGTTATCCAGGTTACTTCCTTATTGTGGAAGATTTTATCAGGGCTGCACGGGCTATGGGAGTTTCGGTTGGACCTGGACGTGGATCTGCCGCGGGATCTGTAGTCGCATATTGTCTATGGATCACCAATATTGACCCGATTAAGTATGATCTGCTTTTTGAGAGATTCCTGAATCCTGATCGTGTGAGTATGCCTGATATTGATATCGACTTTGATGATGAAGGTCGAAGCCGGGTTATGGATTATGTGATCGAGAAATATGGTGCGAACCAGGTGGCGCAGATCATTACCTACGGAACCATGGCGGCAAAATCCTCCATAAGGGATACTGCAAGGGTGCTGGATCTTCCTCTTATGGATTCAGACAGGATTGCGAAACTTATTCCGAATACCAAGCTGGGAAAACTGTTTGCCATGGATGAAAAGACCATCCGGTCTAAATTTCGTGGAGATGAAATTGAAAAAATCAATGAACTTCTAAATATTGCTGAAGGGGATGATCTGGAAGCAGAAACAGTAAACCAGGCTAGAATCCTGGAAGGCTCAGTTAGAAATACAGGAATACATGCCTGTGGGGTGATCATCACTCCCGGGGATATTACGAATTATGTGCCAGTTTCGGTCGCCAAAGATTCAGATCTTTATGTTACTCAGTTTGATAACTCGGTCGTTGAAAGTGCCGGACTGCTAAAAATGGACTTTTTGGGTCTGAAGACCCTTACTTTGATCAAGGATACAGTGAAGATCGTAAAGGGAAGGCATGATATAGACCTCGACCCTGATAGTTTCCCTCTTGATGATGAAGAAACCTATAAATTATTCCAGAGAGGAGAAACGGTAGGTATTTTCCAGTACGAATCACCGGGTATGCAAAAACACATGCAGGCCCTAAAGCCCACGGTTTTTGATGATCTTATCGCCATGAACGCCCTGTATCGACCTGGGCCTATGGAATATATTCCAAGTTTTATTGCGAGGAAGCATGGCGATGAAGAGATATCCTATGACCTTCCAGAAATGGAAGAATACCTGGAGGAAACTTATGGGATCACAGTATACCAGGAGCAGGTGATGCTGCTTTCGCAGAAGCTGGCAGGATTTAGTAAAGGTGAAGCCGATATGCTTCGTAAAGCGATGGGTAAAAAACTTGTTGCATTACTGGCGCAACTAAAACCAAAATTTATAGATGGCGGGAATGCAAAGGGTCATCCTGCAGAAGTATTGGAAAAGATATGGAAAGACTGGGAAGCCTTCGCTTCATACGCATTCAATAAGTCTCACTCTACCTGTTACGCCTGGATCGCCTATCAAACCGCATATTTAAAAGCGCATTATCCTGCGGAATATATGGCAGCGGTGCTTTCCAATAATATGAATGATATCAAGCAGGTAACGTTCTTTATGGAAGAATGCAAAAGAATGAAACTGAATGTTCTTGGACCCGATGTAAATGAATCCTATTATAAATTCTCTGTAAACAAGGAAAATGCAGTAAGATTTGGAATGGGTGCGATCAAAGGAGTTGGATCTGGAGCTGTGGCAACCATTGTTGAAAACAGGAAGTCTAAAGATGGTCCGTACAGATCTATTTTTGACATGGCTAAAAGGATAGATCTACGATCTGCAAATAAAAAAGCGTTTGAGAATCTTGCCCTTGCCGGGGGATTCGATGGGTTTGGTGGTACACATAGAGCGCAATATTTCCATGACGATGGTAACGGAATGAGCTTCCTGGAAAAGGTGGTGAAGTATGCGCAGAAATTCCAGGAAAGTCAGAATTCCTCTCAGGTAAGTCTGTTTGGGGAAGCTAGCGATGTTCAGATTCCCGAGCCGGAAGTTCCACCTTGTAGTGAATGGGGAACTATGGAGAAGCTACGAAGAGAAAAGGAAGTGGTGGGAATTTATATTTCAGGACATCCATTGGATGACTTTAGAATAGAAATGAGTTATTTCTGTAATGGTAAATTGTCAGATTGCAGGGAACTGGAAAGTATCGTAAATAGAGAACTCACCATTGGATGTGTGGTGGTCGATGTACAGCATAGGGTCTCCAAGAATGGGAAAGGCTGGGCGATCTTCACGGTAGAAGATTACGAGGAGTCTTACGAGTTCAAAATATTTGGAGAAGAATATCTGCGTATGAAACATTTCTTTGTTCCTAATAACTTTATTCATCTTAAGATCTTTGTGAAAGAAGGTTGGACAAACAAGGATACCGGGAAAAAAGGAGAACCAAGAATACAGTTTCGGGATATTAGTTTGTTACATGATATCATGGACAAGAATGCGAAGAAACTAACTATACAGCTTAACGTTCAGGATCTGAAAGCTGAAAAGATCGATTGGTTAAATGACACATTTAATGCGCATGAAGGCGAATGTCAATTACAATTCATAGTTTATGACATGGCAGAGCAGGTAAAACTAAAAATGCCCAGCCGGAAACGTAAAGTGCAAATTTCGCAGGAACTTATTGACAAGTTGGAAAAGGAACAGTTTATATATAAGTTGAATTAG
- the rimM gene encoding ribosome maturation factor RimM (Essential for efficient processing of 16S rRNA), which produces MTKEDCFYLGRIVAKFSFKGEVLIKLDTDEPELYTEMESVFVEYNENLVPFFIERSYLHKSTLLRAKIEDIDTEQDAEDMIGAELYLPLEQLPQLPDDKFYFHEVIGFDVIDQQYGNIGKIVSINDTTAQALFEIDKDGKQILVPMNDEFIEKVDKKNKEIKVITPEGLVDLYLS; this is translated from the coding sequence ATGACTAAGGAAGATTGTTTCTACCTGGGGCGCATCGTCGCAAAATTTAGTTTTAAGGGCGAGGTGCTTATTAAATTAGACACTGACGAACCTGAACTTTACACAGAAATGGAATCGGTTTTCGTTGAATACAACGAAAACCTGGTTCCATTTTTTATTGAAAGATCTTACCTCCACAAAAGTACTCTTCTAAGAGCCAAGATCGAAGATATCGATACCGAGCAGGATGCGGAAGACATGATTGGCGCAGAACTCTACCTGCCTCTTGAACAATTACCTCAGCTTCCCGACGATAAATTCTATTTCCATGAGGTCATAGGTTTTGATGTTATCGATCAACAATACGGGAATATTGGAAAGATCGTTTCCATCAACGACACTACAGCCCAGGCGCTGTTCGAAATTGATAAAGATGGCAAACAGATTCTAGTCCCAATGAATGATGAGTTTATCGAGAAGGTGGACAAAAAGAACAAGGAGATCAAAGTTATCACCCCCGAAGGTCTGGTAGACCTTTACCTTAGCTAG
- a CDS encoding GAF domain-containing sensor histidine kinase: protein MRITKAESLQKEYLRIKKLSEFDLDLYELREQFKSLMELAGHIAGTEVSVVNLIDNYSQWTLSAVEDEPKRIAKENSICAHTIRSNSFMEVQRLDLDDRFKDKAYVVGAEAYRYYLGMPLTLSSGENVGSLCMLDTQQQDIGLDKKKALAVIAQEIVFKLEHRKKLNETLYTLSETVRIKNQIAHDVRGPVHGIAGLAESVEEEDLSADEMREYFSLIKNSGNSIIELTDEILNSGRENEIQSSRRINMADLQERLIQLYDLPAKSKNLSFSVFANRDKDQLKFSRRRVLSIFGNLISNSIKFTPSGGNIEVHMDIINTQIGKQLDVIVQDNGVGISSAALENYFEDVSELSQGTGGEKGFGLGLKLVNELVQELGGTMKISSEIDKGTKISILIPIA from the coding sequence ATGAGAATAACGAAAGCAGAGAGTCTTCAGAAGGAATACCTCAGAATAAAAAAATTAAGTGAGTTCGATCTTGATCTTTATGAGTTAAGAGAGCAATTTAAAAGCTTGATGGAACTCGCCGGGCATATCGCCGGCACTGAGGTCTCTGTGGTAAATCTTATAGATAACTATTCGCAATGGACACTCTCAGCTGTTGAGGACGAGCCTAAGCGTATTGCAAAAGAAAACTCCATTTGTGCCCATACCATAAGATCTAATAGTTTTATGGAAGTGCAGAGGCTTGATCTGGATGACAGGTTTAAGGATAAAGCCTATGTTGTTGGAGCGGAAGCTTACCGCTATTACCTGGGAATGCCGCTTACGTTAAGTTCTGGTGAGAATGTTGGTTCGTTATGTATGCTCGACACCCAGCAGCAAGATATAGGATTAGATAAAAAAAAGGCACTGGCTGTGATAGCTCAGGAAATTGTATTTAAGCTGGAACATAGAAAGAAGTTGAATGAAACTTTATATACACTTTCTGAAACTGTTCGAATCAAGAACCAGATTGCGCACGATGTTAGAGGACCGGTTCATGGAATCGCGGGTCTTGCCGAATCTGTGGAAGAAGAAGATCTTTCCGCAGATGAAATGAGGGAATACTTCTCTCTCATTAAAAATTCAGGAAATAGCATCATTGAATTGACCGATGAAATTTTGAATAGCGGGAGAGAAAATGAAATTCAGTCGAGCAGGAGAATTAATATGGCAGATCTCCAGGAACGGTTGATCCAGCTATATGATTTGCCGGCGAAATCCAAGAATCTTAGTTTCAGTGTATTTGCTAATCGCGACAAAGATCAGCTCAAGTTTAGTCGAAGACGTGTTCTCTCTATTTTTGGTAACCTGATTTCCAACTCGATCAAATTCACTCCCTCTGGAGGAAATATAGAGGTGCATATGGATATCATAAACACCCAAATTGGTAAACAACTGGATGTAATTGTACAGGATAACGGCGTTGGCATTAGCAGTGCGGCGCTGGAGAACTATTTCGAAGATGTTTCAGAATTATCCCAGGGAACAGGTGGGGAAAAAGGTTTCGGACTTGGTTTAAAACTGGTGAATGAACTAGTGCAAGAACTTGGAGGTACTATGAAAATCTCTTCAGAAATAGATAAAGGCACAAAAATAAGTATTCTGATCCCTATAGCTTAA
- a CDS encoding 30S ribosomal protein S16: MPVKIRLQRHGKKGKPFFWIVAADTRAKRDGKFLDKLGIYNPNTNPATIELDVDGAVKWLQNGAQPTDTARAILSYKGALLKKHLAGGVKKGALTEEQAEEKFNAWMEEKEGKVDAKKESLTKAQEAEKAKALEAEKEVNAKRDAEAREAAEAETKAAAEAEAAATAEATDDGTVEAAEEEVGAATAEEANTEDKKDA, encoded by the coding sequence ATGCCAGTAAAAATAAGATTACAAAGACACGGTAAAAAAGGAAAACCTTTTTTCTGGATCGTAGCCGCGGATACTCGCGCTAAAAGAGATGGTAAATTCCTTGACAAATTAGGGATCTACAATCCAAACACAAATCCTGCAACTATCGAATTAGATGTTGATGGAGCTGTAAAATGGTTGCAGAACGGTGCTCAGCCAACTGACACTGCTCGCGCAATCCTTTCTTACAAAGGAGCCTTACTTAAAAAACACCTTGCAGGTGGAGTTAAGAAAGGTGCTTTAACTGAAGAACAGGCTGAAGAGAAATTCAATGCCTGGATGGAAGAGAAAGAGGGAAAAGTTGACGCAAAGAAAGAATCTTTGACGAAAGCACAGGAAGCTGAAAAAGCGAAAGCTTTAGAAGCTGAAAAAGAAGTAAACGCTAAACGTGACGCTGAAGCGAGAGAAGCTGCTGAAGCTGAAACGAAAGCGGCTGCTGAAGCTGAAGCTGCTGCAACTGCAGAAGCTACAGATGACGGAACTGTCGAAGCTGCTGAAGAAGAAGTGGGCGCTGCAACTGCAGAAGAAGCTAATACTGAAGATAAGAAAGACGCTTAA
- the trxA gene encoding thioredoxin — MAIEITDANFEEQVLKSDKPVMVDFWAAWCGPCRMVGPIIDEISTEYDGKAVVGKLDVDANQEFAAKYGVRNIPTVLVFQNGEVVGRQVGVAPKQTYADAIDQLL, encoded by the coding sequence ATGGCTATTGAAATAACCGACGCGAATTTCGAAGAACAAGTATTAAAGAGTGATAAGCCGGTAATGGTGGACTTCTGGGCTGCATGGTGTGGACCTTGTAGAATGGTAGGACCAATCATTGATGAGATAAGCACTGAATATGATGGAAAAGCAGTTGTTGGTAAGCTTGATGTAGATGCAAATCAGGAATTTGCTGCAAAATATGGTGTTCGTAACATCCCAACTGTTCTTGTATTTCAAAACGGAGAAGTTGTAGGTCGCCAGGTAGGTGTTGCTCCAAAGCAGACTTATGCTGATGCTATCGACCAGTTATTGTAA